Proteins found in one Numida meleagris isolate 19003 breed g44 Domestic line chromosome 25, NumMel1.0, whole genome shotgun sequence genomic segment:
- the HSD11B1 gene encoding corticosteroid 11-beta-dehydrogenase isozyme 1 isoform X2, which yields MLRGKRVIVTGASAGIGEQMAYHLARMGAHVLVTARTEAKLQQVVERCRALGAGSARLVSGSMEDTATARQLVEVAEAELGGLDMLILNHVGKSYFNYFDGDVGHVQKLLDINFLSYVAMTVSALPMLKRSGGSIVVVSSMAGKVGFPFTVPYSATKFALDGFFSSLRQEFSIQSVNVSITLCILGFIDTENAMRAASDVLLMSPAPKEECALEIIKGGALRQREVYYRYASTKLPLLLRDWAAELLDLLVRQRYRPERLRAT from the exons ATGCTGAGAGGGAAGCGCGTGATCGTCACCGGAGCCAGCGCCGGCATCGGGGAGCAGATGGCGTATCACCTGGCACGGATGGGAGCCCACGTCCTGGTCACGGCGCGGACGGAGGCGAAGCTGCAGCAA GTGGTGGAGCGGTGCCGGGCGCTGGGGGCCGGCTCGGCGCGGCTGGTCAGCGGCAGCATGGAGGACACGGCCACGGCCCGGCAGCTGGTGGAGGTGGCCGAGGCCGAACTGG GAGGCCTCGACATGCTGATCCTTAACCACGTCGGCAAGTCGTACTTCAATTACTTTGACGGGGACGTTGGGCACGTCCAGAAGCTCCTGGACATCAACTTCCTGAGCTACGTGGCCATGACGGTCTCTGCCCTGCCCATGCTGAAGCGGAGCGGGGGCAGCATCGTGGTGGTCTCCTCCATGGCGG GTAAAGTTGGGTTTCCCTTTACGGTCCCCTACTCTGCAACTAAGTTTGCCCTGGATGGATTTTTCAGCTCCCTGAGGCAGGAATTCAGCATCCAGAGCGTTAACGTTTCCATCACACTCTGCATCCTTGGCTTCATTGACACTG AGAACGCCATGCGTGCGGCATCCGACGTGCTCCTGATGTCCCCGGCCCCCAAAGAGGAGTGCGCCCTGGAGATCATCAAGGGGGGGGCCCTGCGCCAGCGCGAGGTTTACTACCGCTACGCCTCCACCAagctgccgctgctgctgcgggACTGGGCCGCCGAGCTCCTGGACCTCCTGGTGCGGCAGCGCTACCGCCCCGAGCGGCTGCGGGCGACCTGA
- the TRAF3IP3 gene encoding TRAF3-interacting JNK-activating modulator isoform X6, giving the protein MLSAHRQHVPPRTPPPLGFGRTRGPAMISPPERARPRRTGESYEEKCERRQETREALRRRGHAPSARRPGRAEEQPQSPRQREFLRRRNLGGTAGEPGAPVLLQRPWSHPVCPSTLPPLRPSSPPGIVAEAIPGPHISTNTRGTQTPASTRVKDSGQQTDCGNTVFSKEIVQLSSYLKEALHRELLLKQKMVILQELLATLLHASEKSWQGQLNEDKLKCKLRALENQLQACTQSYSKECVKKILIEMEDQKQTYEQKAKEALQKMLEDKLQAEQQLQNSQRCLAVTREDLALWKEHYTMLKSEWAQMAKAHSELKSNLHTMQSQLQNMAAQNEELCQALDLLQNEHAELQQHADTLQQDNQLQAKHIHNIEGKLQKEQNQKLILEARISHLQNLMQNQTNEQKTQEAMVQRKGFHHADPTSHSCHGNAKFSVRASQGEGRRKPEG; this is encoded by the exons ATGTTGTCAGCTCACAGACAGCACGTCCCTCCACGAACACCACCACCCCTTGGTTTTGGCAGGACGCGGGGCCCCGCCATGATCAGCCCCCCAGAACGGGCCCGGCCGCGGCGCACGGGCGAGAGCTACGAGGAGAAGTGTGAGCGGCGGCAGGAGACGCGCGAGGCCCTGCGGCGCCGCGGCCACGCACCCAGCGCCCGGCGGCCAGGCCGTGCCGAGGAACAACCGCAGAGCCCACGGCAGCGCGAGTTCCTGCGCAGGCGGAACCTGGGGGGCACCGCCGGGGAGCCCGGCGCACCCGTCCTGCTCCAG CGCCCGTGGAGTCACCCCGTGTGCCCATCCACGCTCCCCCCACTTCGGCCCAGCAGTCCTCCAGGCATTGTGGCAGAAGCCATCCCTGGGCCACACATCTCCACCAACACCCGAG GAACGCAAACTCCTGCAAGCACGAGGGTGAAGGACTCGGGCCAGCAGACAGA ctgcggaaatacagttttcagtaAG GAAATCGTGCAGCTCTCCAGCTACCTGAAG GAGGCCCTGCACCGTGAGCTGCTGCTCAAGCAGAAGATGGTgatcctgcaggagctgctcgCCACACTGCTGCACGCCTCTGAGAAATCCTGGCAG ggtCAGCTGAATGAAGATAAACTCAAGTGTAAACTGAGGGCCCTGGAGAATCAGCTGCAGGCCTGCACGCAG AGTTACTCAAAGGAGTGTGTGAAGAAGATCCTGATAGAGATGGAGGACCAGAAGCAAACCTACGAGCAGAAGGCAAAGGAGGCTCTGCAGAAAATGCTTGAGGACAAACtccaagcagagcagcagctgcaaaactCTCAG AGGTGCCTGGCAGTGACGAGGGAGGACCTTGCCCTCTGGAAGGAGCACTACACCATGCTCAAATCTGAGTGGGCCCAGATGGCCAAGGCACACAGCGAGCTCAAGAGCAACCTCCACACTATGCAAAGCCAGCTGCAG AACATGGCTGCACAGAACGAGGAGCTCTGCCAGGCCCTGGACCTCCTGCAGAATGAGCACGCTGAGCTCCAACAGCACGCTGAcaccctgcagcaggacaaCCAGCTCCAAGCTAAGCACATCCACAACATCGAAG GTAAAttgcaaaaagagcaaaatcaGAAGCTAATACTGGAGGCAAGAATCAGCCACTTGCAGA ACCTGATGCAGAACCAGACCAACgagcagaaaacacaggaagCGATGGTGCAAAGGAAAG GTTTTCACCACGCAGACCCCACCTCTCACTCCTGCCACGGAAACGCAAAATTCTCTGTCAGAGCATCCcaaggagaaggcagaagaaagccTGAGGGATGA
- the LOC110388207 gene encoding corticosteroid 11-beta-dehydrogenase isozyme 1-like has protein sequence MGLLLKVLIPLLGLGLAVYFYSGPGNFNEEMLRGKRVIVTGASSGIGEQMAYHLARMGAHVLLTARTEAKLQKVVEHCLDLGAASARYVSGSMENTAFAEEVVKEAENTWGGLDMLILNHIGHSFFDFFNGDVDHVRKLMETNFLSYVAMTVSALPMLKESEGSIVVVSSISGKVSSPFAAPYSATKFALEGFFSSLRQEFIIENVNVSITLCILGYINTENAVRTVSHVIKEAPAPKEECALEIIRSGALRQRELHYPASTVTTMLLLRDLAPELLDSLIRSNMRVENIKRPPPPQGSGH, from the exons atggggctgctccTGAAGGTTCTCATCCCTTTGCTGGGCCTGGGGCTGGCCGTGTATTTTTACTCAGGACCTGGGAATTTCAATGAAG AGATGCTCCGGGGGAAGCGAGTGATCGTGACGGGAGCCAGCAGTGGCATTGGGGAGCAGATGGCGTATCACCTGGCGCGCATGGGGGCCCACGTGCTGCTCACGGCGCGGACGGAGGCCAAGCTGCAGAAG GTAGTGGAGCACTGCCTGGATCTGGGTGCTGCATCCGCCCGCTACGTGAGCGGCTCCATGGAGAACACGGCCTTCGCTGAGGAGGTGGTGAAAGAGGCTGAGAACACCTGGG GAGGCCTTGACATGCTCATCCTGAACCACATCGGCCACAGCTTTTTTGACTTCTTCAACGGGGACGTGGATCACGTGCGGAAGCTCATGGAGACCAACTTCCTCAGCTATGTGGCCATGACCGTGTCAGCCCTGCCCATGCTGAAGGAGAGCGAGGGCAGCATCGTGGTGGTCTCATCCATTTCAG GTAAAGTCTCCTCCCCCTTCGCTGCTCCCTACTCTGCGACTAAGTTTGCCTTGGAAGGATTTTTCAGCTCCTTGAGGCAGGAATTCATCATCGAAAACGTCAACGTTTCCATCACGCTCTGCATCCTGGGCTATATTAACACAG AGAACGCGGTGCGGACGGTCTCGCACGTCATTAAGGAAGCACCAGCGCCCAAGGAGGAGTGCGCGCTGGAGATCATCCGGAGCGGGGCCCTGCGTCAGCGCGAGCTGCACTACCCTGCCAGCACCGTGACCACgatgctgctgctgcgggaCCTGGCCCCCGAGCTGCTGGACAGCCTCATCAGGAGCAACATGCGGGTGGAAAACATCAAGAGGCCACCACCGCCCCAGGGCTCGGGGCATTAG
- the HSD11B1 gene encoding corticosteroid 11-beta-dehydrogenase isozyme 1 isoform X1, whose amino-acid sequence MGLLQKILIPVLGLVLAFCFYASRENFKPEMLRGKRVIVTGASAGIGEQMAYHLARMGAHVLVTARTEAKLQQVVERCRALGAGSARLVSGSMEDTATARQLVEVAEAELGGLDMLILNHVGKSYFNYFDGDVGHVQKLLDINFLSYVAMTVSALPMLKRSGGSIVVVSSMAGKVGFPFTVPYSATKFALDGFFSSLRQEFSIQSVNVSITLCILGFIDTENAMRAASDVLLMSPAPKEECALEIIKGGALRQREVYYRYASTKLPLLLRDWAAELLDLLVRQRYRPERLRAT is encoded by the exons ATGGGTCTGTTGCAAAAGATTCTCATCCCCGTTTTGGGACTGGTTTTGGCCTTCTGTTTTTATGCGTCGAGGGAGAATTTCAAACCTG AGATGCTGAGAGGGAAGCGCGTGATCGTCACCGGAGCCAGCGCCGGCATCGGGGAGCAGATGGCGTATCACCTGGCACGGATGGGAGCCCACGTCCTGGTCACGGCGCGGACGGAGGCGAAGCTGCAGCAA GTGGTGGAGCGGTGCCGGGCGCTGGGGGCCGGCTCGGCGCGGCTGGTCAGCGGCAGCATGGAGGACACGGCCACGGCCCGGCAGCTGGTGGAGGTGGCCGAGGCCGAACTGG GAGGCCTCGACATGCTGATCCTTAACCACGTCGGCAAGTCGTACTTCAATTACTTTGACGGGGACGTTGGGCACGTCCAGAAGCTCCTGGACATCAACTTCCTGAGCTACGTGGCCATGACGGTCTCTGCCCTGCCCATGCTGAAGCGGAGCGGGGGCAGCATCGTGGTGGTCTCCTCCATGGCGG GTAAAGTTGGGTTTCCCTTTACGGTCCCCTACTCTGCAACTAAGTTTGCCCTGGATGGATTTTTCAGCTCCCTGAGGCAGGAATTCAGCATCCAGAGCGTTAACGTTTCCATCACACTCTGCATCCTTGGCTTCATTGACACTG AGAACGCCATGCGTGCGGCATCCGACGTGCTCCTGATGTCCCCGGCCCCCAAAGAGGAGTGCGCCCTGGAGATCATCAAGGGGGGGGCCCTGCGCCAGCGCGAGGTTTACTACCGCTACGCCTCCACCAagctgccgctgctgctgcgggACTGGGCCGCCGAGCTCCTGGACCTCCTGGTGCGGCAGCGCTACCGCCCCGAGCGGCTGCGGGCGACCTGA
- the G0S2 gene encoding G0/G1 switch protein 2 yields the protein METMHELIPFAKEMLSQKPSRKMVKLYVLGSVLAFFGVVIGLVEAVCSPFTSEGRIGEEEEKRPTPTREPALPRKPEDLVLEQSKKPAVAQRGLVTRQHAS from the coding sequence ATGGAAACCATGCACGAGCTGATCCCCTTCGCCAAGGAGATGCTCAGCCAGAAGCCCAGCAGGAAGATGGTGAAGCTGTACGTGCTGGGCAGCGTGCTGGCCTTCTTCGGCGTGGTCATCGGTCTGGTGGAGGCAGTGTGCAGCCCCTTCACCTCCGAAGGGAGGAtaggggaggaggaggagaagagacCGACCCCGACGCGAGAGCCGGCGCTTCCTCGGAAGCCAGAGGATTTGGTGTTGGAGCAGAGCAAGAAGCCGGCGGTGGCGCAGCGGGGGCTGGTGACCAGGCAGCATGCATCCTAA
- the TRAF3IP3 gene encoding TRAF3-interacting JNK-activating modulator isoform X5 — MLSAHRQHVPPRTPPPLGFGRTRGPAMISPPERARPRRTGESYEEKCERRQETREALRRRGHAPSARRPGRAEEQPQSPRQREFLRRRNLGGTAGEPGAPVLLQRPWSHPVCPSTLPPLRPSSPPGIVAEAIPGPHISTNTRGTQTPASTRVKDSGQQTDCGNTVFSKEIVQLSSYLKEALHRELLLKQKMVILQELLATLLHASEKSWQGQLNEDKLKCKLRALENQLQACTQSYSKECVKKILIEMEDQKQTYEQKAKEALQKMLEDKLQAEQQLQNSQRCLAVTREDLALWKEHYTMLKSEWAQMAKAHSELKSNLHTMQSQLQNMAAQNEELCQALDLLQNEHAELQQHADTLQQDNQLQAKHIHNIEGKLQKEQNQKLILEARISHLQNLMQNQTNEQKTQEAMVQRKDQVFTTQTPPLTPATETQNSLSEHPKEKAEESLRDEMQKRTSQLTAKENEMAAEASRSQDRNSQGTAWAPT, encoded by the exons ATGTTGTCAGCTCACAGACAGCACGTCCCTCCACGAACACCACCACCCCTTGGTTTTGGCAGGACGCGGGGCCCCGCCATGATCAGCCCCCCAGAACGGGCCCGGCCGCGGCGCACGGGCGAGAGCTACGAGGAGAAGTGTGAGCGGCGGCAGGAGACGCGCGAGGCCCTGCGGCGCCGCGGCCACGCACCCAGCGCCCGGCGGCCAGGCCGTGCCGAGGAACAACCGCAGAGCCCACGGCAGCGCGAGTTCCTGCGCAGGCGGAACCTGGGGGGCACCGCCGGGGAGCCCGGCGCACCCGTCCTGCTCCAG CGCCCGTGGAGTCACCCCGTGTGCCCATCCACGCTCCCCCCACTTCGGCCCAGCAGTCCTCCAGGCATTGTGGCAGAAGCCATCCCTGGGCCACACATCTCCACCAACACCCGAG GAACGCAAACTCCTGCAAGCACGAGGGTGAAGGACTCGGGCCAGCAGACAGA ctgcggaaatacagttttcagtaAG GAAATCGTGCAGCTCTCCAGCTACCTGAAG GAGGCCCTGCACCGTGAGCTGCTGCTCAAGCAGAAGATGGTgatcctgcaggagctgctcgCCACACTGCTGCACGCCTCTGAGAAATCCTGGCAG ggtCAGCTGAATGAAGATAAACTCAAGTGTAAACTGAGGGCCCTGGAGAATCAGCTGCAGGCCTGCACGCAG AGTTACTCAAAGGAGTGTGTGAAGAAGATCCTGATAGAGATGGAGGACCAGAAGCAAACCTACGAGCAGAAGGCAAAGGAGGCTCTGCAGAAAATGCTTGAGGACAAACtccaagcagagcagcagctgcaaaactCTCAG AGGTGCCTGGCAGTGACGAGGGAGGACCTTGCCCTCTGGAAGGAGCACTACACCATGCTCAAATCTGAGTGGGCCCAGATGGCCAAGGCACACAGCGAGCTCAAGAGCAACCTCCACACTATGCAAAGCCAGCTGCAG AACATGGCTGCACAGAACGAGGAGCTCTGCCAGGCCCTGGACCTCCTGCAGAATGAGCACGCTGAGCTCCAACAGCACGCTGAcaccctgcagcaggacaaCCAGCTCCAAGCTAAGCACATCCACAACATCGAAG GTAAAttgcaaaaagagcaaaatcaGAAGCTAATACTGGAGGCAAGAATCAGCCACTTGCAGA ACCTGATGCAGAACCAGACCAACgagcagaaaacacaggaagCGATGGTGCAAAGGAAAG ATCAGGTTTTCACCACGCAGACCCCACCTCTCACTCCTGCCACGGAAACGCAAAATTCTCTGTCAGAGCATCCcaaggagaaggcagaagaaagccTGAGGGATGAGATGCAGAAAAGGACATCCCAGCTTACAGCAAAGGAGAACGAG